The window AATAGCCAAAAAGATGTAGAAGTCCTTTTTGGTACAAATTCAGAAACAGCAAAAGCGGCTTTACCGTTCTTTGCTCAAAGCCCACGTGCGAAACAGTTAATTATTGCACGCTGGCAAAAAGACCAAACCACAATCAGCGCAACAAGTAACGCACTTCGAGGCGCTACATTATCAGACGGCTTAAGTTCGTTTAAGGCTGTTACAAATGGTAAATTTGCTATTACAGTCGGAACGGAAATCAAAAAACTAGAGGGGTTGAACTTCTCAAAATTAGCTGATTTCAGCGCTATCGCAAACGCCATTCAAACTAAATTAACACAGCTTTCTGTTGCGGCAAGCGTTACTTATGACGAGGTGGGAAATCGTTTCATCATCACCTCAAATACATCTGGCGCAAGCAAAGAAACCGAGATTTTTTACGCCATCAATGAGGCAGGCAATGGTGATTATATCGGTGGATTGCTAAAACTTGAGGACGGTCAAGCCACACGAGTTATTGGCAAGGCTCAAACTCAAGTTAAAGCCGAGAAAGTAGAAGAGGCTCTATTTAATGTTGCAGAAGTTGAAAACAGCTGGTACGGGTTCACATTTGCCGCTCAATTAACAGATGAGCAAATCGAGGCTGCGGCTAAATACGCTCAAGCTAATGACAAATTATTCGGTGTTAGCGTTATCAAGCCAGAGCAAATTGAATGGGAAAGTACAAACGTTTTCAAAAAATTATATGACGCTCAGTTAGATCACACTTTAGCGGTGTTTGACAAAAATGATATGTACCCTGCATCATCTGCGTTGTCTCGCTTGCTGTCTGTAAACTTTGCTGCTAACAACTCAACGCTTACACTTAAGTTTAAACAACAACCAACAATCACCGCAGACGAAATAACTGCGACAGAGTTTGCGAAAGCGAAACGACTAGGTATTAACGTTTACACTTACTTTGACGATGCGGCCATGCTCGCAGAGGGTACGGTAATCGGTGGTAAATTCGCAGATGAAATCGTTATCCTTGACTGGTTCAAAGATGCAGTGCAGAAAGAAGTGTTTGCTCGTTTATACAAATCACCAACTAAAATTCCTTTAACCGACAAAGGTCAAGCAATCTTAATTTCTGCGGTTGAAAAAGTTTGCTTAGAGGGCGTTAATAATGGTGCGTTTGCTCCTGGCAAATGGACTGGTGATAGCTTCGGTAATCTAAAAACCAATGATTACCTAGAAAAAGGTTATTACATCTGGGCTGCTCCAATGGATACGCTTTCAGATAGCGACCGTGAGCAACGTAGAGCGACACCAATTCAAACAGCGGTTAAATTAGCTGGTGCAATCCATTCAAGCGATGTGATTGTAAACTACAACCGATAATTAATATATGGCTGGATTATCCAGCCTTTTCTTTTAAGAGGGAATATAAATGGCAGTTTTCGATCCAAAACAAGTGGTAGTGTTACTTGACGGAAAAGAGATTTCCGACTGGGCTGACGGTGCAGACGTGATTAGTGCGGTCAATCAAGTTGATGCAGGTCAGTTGGTTATCGGTGCGAATGGTACAGGTATCTACATCGCAAACCCAGATAACTCAGGGAAGTTAACGCTTAAAATCAAGCAGCATTCCGCTGATAACGCTTACTTATCGAAACTATTTAATCAACAAAAGAGCAGTATCAAAACATTTATGCCTATCACGTTATCAATCCGTGATTTGATTAATGACGATGTTGTAACAGCTACAAAAGGCTACTTCACCACTCCGGCTCAATATGTGCGCGGTAATGGTCATAATGCGACAACGTGGACGATTGTTTTTGAGCAAATGACAATGAACTTAGAAAAAGGTGTTGAATAATGGAACAAGTTAAGCAATTCGCGATCGAGGATGTAACTTACACAATGACACCGGCTAATGCTATGGCTGCGTGGACTGCGTTAAAAAATGCAATGAAGTTACTCCAATCTGTTGATTTATCTGTGTTGGGCGATAGCAAAAAGCTAGGTGTTGGCGTGTTAACTACCGTTTTAGCTAACTTGGGCGATTCAAGCGTGAAAGAGTTAGAGAATATCGTATTAAGTCACACAGCTTGCGAGCAAGACGGTCAAAAATACCGTCTGTCAGAGCGTTTCGACAGTCATTTTAATAAACATCGCGGACATCTAATCACTGTTTTGAAAGAGGGTTTAACCTATCAATTCGCTGATTTTTTTATCGGTGGGGGTGGATTGCTGAACAATATTCAAGGCAACCTCAAGGCGTAGAGAATCAAGCGGAAAGCAGAGTTGATTGGTTTGTATTTACGCCAATCATCAAGAATCTGTGTACGCTGAACGAATTAAGATCGGTTTATTCAATATCCGATCTTATTTCTTTCCACGAGGTGGTAGTGGAATTAAATCAAATGGAGCAAAGCAATAATGCTATTAGATGAATTACTGATTAAGATTGGTATTGATGCAGATAGCCAAGCGATGCGAGAGTTTGAGCAATTCTTGAATTCCGTCAATGATGGTACGGAAAGTGCGGTTGATAGTTTAGGTGCGTTCGCAAAATCAATAGAGGATATTGTAAGCGATGCAACGGCTCAAGCTAGAGAAATGCCAGAATTTGCCGAATTCTTCCAATCTATCGAGCAGCTCCAACAAGAAACAGCAAATCTTTCTCAAGATGAATCACTGGACGTTTGGGTTCAAAAGCTAATAGAAAGCGATCAAATGTTGTCAGCATTTGGTGAGGATTTCATTAATAATAGTGCAGAGCTAACAAGAGAATTACAAGAGGCTGGACTAAGTGCCGAGCAAGTCGAATCTGTAATTAATAAACTTGGTGCTGCGATTGAGCAGAAAAAAAACTCTGTTGAAGCGGATAGCAAAGCAGTTACAGCTAACACAGCCGCCATAAATGAAAACTCAGATTCGGTCGGTGATTTATCAGAGAATCTTATTGATTTATGGGCTAGTAAGTATGGTGCAGACGGTTTAATCCAGAAGTTCAATATCTTAGGGGTTAGCATTAACGCTGCAACATTAAAAGCCGCCGCATTTGGTGCGGCTTTCTTGGCTGCAACCGTTGGTGTGAAAAACTTTGTTGATGCGAATTTAGATGCGCTAGACGAGATTAAGCAGTTATCAAATGTAACTGGCGAATCGGCTGACCAAATCTATCTGTTAGGCAAGGTTGCAGAAGTAAACGGTTCATCTGCTCAAGCCGCACAATCATCAATCGAGGGGCTATCTCGTGTAATTGGCGAGGCTGCCGCTGGAGTTGGTCGGGGTGCTAAATCTTTTGAACAGTACGGATTAAGCGCTAAAAAAGCCAATGGCGAAATAAAATCATCTAGCGAGCTATTCGGTGAAATATCCGAAAAAATGCAACAGATGAGCAATCAAGAGCAAATAGCAATGCTTTCTAAGCTTGGTATTGATGGCTCAATGATTCAGATGTTGCGGCTTGGTAATGACGAGCTAACAGAGCAGATTGCTTTAGCAAACGCTTTAACACTTGGTGTTGGTAATGCTGAAAATGCTGAAACCGCGGCGGCTTTCAAAGATGCCTTAACACAGGTTTCGCAAGTATTCACCGCAATAGGCGAATATGTATCTTTGCGAGTAGCTCCGTCAATTCAAAGGCTGGCTGAGGGATTTACAAAGTGGTTCGTTGAAAATAATGATTTTATTAAATCTATATTAAACGGATTTAGCAAGGTTCTCTCGTTCTTGTTTGAGGTAGCTGGTGCAATTAATAACGTTATTGAAAGCACTATCGGCTGGAAGTCTGTGATTATCGCTCTTGGCGGGTTAATGCTATGGCTTAGTCGCAGAATGTTATTAGCGTTTGCGACAAACCCAATTACTTTAACCATTGGCGCTATTACGGCTCTATTCCTGCTCATTGATGACTTTATGACGTATCTTGAGGGCGGGGAAACCGCTCTTGGTGATTTTTGGAAACCTTTCGCTGACGGTTGGAAAGCTATCAAGCCCTGGATTGATAAAGCGAAAGTATGGGTTAAGAGTTTTGCTGATGGTTGGAGTGATGCGCTAGACGTTATCAAACCACTAAAAGGCGTGTTATCTATCGTATGGTCTGCTGTTGAAAATATATACGGTAGTTTCTCGCGATTATTAAAACAAATCTTTGGCGCGACAAGTGCGGTTGATGACTTTGGCAATAATGGCGAATCTGTTGGTAGTGCGTTAGCGAGTATATTTAACTTTGTCGCTCAAACCATTGAGGGGCTTTCCGGTGCTATTGCGATAGTTGCAACAACCTTATCATCCTCTTTCGAGGTAGCCATTTCTGCCGTAATTGGCTTATTTAAAATGCTTGGTGCGGTATGGGATGGGATTGTCTATGGTTGGACTACAGGTGACTGGTTAGGCGCGTTTAAGCGAATGTTCTCCAAGATGGGGGATATAGTGCTTGGTGTTTGGGATAACATCAAGAGAGCTGCTATTGAGTTTATTAATAGCTTAATTTCTATTGTTAATAAGTTTGGAGCGGGAATTGACCCGATAGAAATCCCAATTACTCAAAGAGTTCAGACTATTGGTGAGAATGTTGGTTCTGTTGTATCTTCCACAGCTGGATTTGCTCAGAGTGCCGCCTCAATGTCCGGCATGGTTCTTGGCGCATCTATGGCTGCATCATCTGGAGTTGGCCCGCAAACCACAAATACAGATAACAGTCAGAAGAACAGCAATAACAAAATAACCATTACGCAGCACATTCAAGGTACAGATAATCCTAAGGCGGTAGCAGACCAATCGGCAAGAGCTATCAACAATCAACTATCCACAGTTATAGGTTAAACATGGCTAATTTTGCTCAATTATCAAATAGGAGTATTGGTAAAATTACTCTCGATGTTGTCACCATTGAAGATCACCAATCAGACCTATCAATCACTGAAAACCCGATTGAGTCAGGCGCTGCAATAGCCGACCATGCTGTGATTCAGCCTAAACGCGTAACGATAAATGGCGTGGTGGTCGATCACGATCACAGCTCGTTTGCCGGAAACATTCCATTTCTTGGTAATATCCGTGGAGCGGTTGACTTTCTCAATAACATCCCATTACCGGTAAACGTTGCGACTAAGACGGCGCAAACTATTGCTAAAGCTGGAAGATTGATTAGTCAAGGAGCGGCAGCACTTGGTAGCGTTACTGGCGCATTTGGCGGGGCTAGAAAGTTAGCCCCATTTTTACCTGACTTTTCCGTGCCGGAGTTGCTTAGCGGCGCTATTGGCGGGGATAGTCGAGTTCAGAAATGCCACGCAGACTTACTCGCCTCTCAGAAGTCTGGTGAAACAATAGAAATTCAAACAGGAATCCATCTATACAAGGATATGTTGATTGAATCAATCTCAGTTAGCCAATCCCAAGACGGCAGTGCAACATTTACCATTACCGCTAGAGAGATATTCGTAATTAATACGCAGTCATCAAGTTCAGGTAATAGTAACAAATCTGGCAGCAATGGATCGTCAACAGCGGGAAAAACAAAAAGCGGCAGAGCTGCAAAGCAGTCGGCAAGCAAAACTCAACAAGGAACGACGCAACCAGTAAAGGCTACGCCTAAGAAAACCTCGCACCTTGGCAATGTAATAGGAGTTAGAAAATGAGATTAATTCCAGTTACACAATCACCATATCAAGAGCAAACATTTGATTTTAATGGTCGAAAAATCCGTTTAACACTACGTTTTAATAGCATAGGCGAGTTCTGGGCAATGGATGTTTTTGAACCGGTGACTCAAAAACAAATCTGTCAAGGTCAAGCGTTGGCGTGCGGAGTGCCTATTCTATTGCGCTCAACTCAACCTTATTTCTTTTACCTGGAAGATGAGAGCGGGGCTGAGTTAGACCCATTCGGTATTGATGATCTAGGTACAAGGTGCTTTCTTTACATAGGTGAAAAATAATGAAACAGTTTGGTCGTCAATGGAAGCTTGATATTAGCAATGATAGCGAAACAATATCAATAGAGCAGTTACGGGTCGCATTTGAAATTGATAAAACAATCAATGAGAAACCTAACCCTGCAAAAATTCAAGTATGGAATCTCAATCGAAATCACATTAATAAATTGTTAAGTCAGGAGTATAAAAAGGCGGCTTTATTTGTTGGGTATAACGAGTTGAGACAGATTTATTCTGGCGACATTACCAAAGTTAGAATTCAGCGAGAAGGATTGGACTTTATTTTAACGCTTGAATGTTCTGACGGACACGTGGCTTATACACAGTCAAGAGCAAAAACGACACTCAAGGCTGGTGCGACAGATAAGCAAATCGTTGAAGAAATACAAAAGACCATGCCGAAAGTGCAAGCAGGAGCAATCGACATACCAAATAAGAGACAACTACCACGCGGCAGAGTCTTAAATGGTGATAGTCGAGAGATACTCAACAGGGTGGCTAGGAATAATGGTGCTGATTGGTCAATCCAAGATGGCTCTTTGGTATTTCTTCCAAAGGACAAGGTTTTAAGTGATGACGCTGTATTAATATCTCAAGACACAGGAATGATTAACGCTCCAGAGCAAACAGATGATGGGTTAGAAATTACTTGCCTGCTCAATCCGGCTCTACAAATTGGTGGATTAATCAAGCTTGAATCAATCATTGAATATTTTAATGGTGAGTACAAAGTTGTTAAATTGGCACACTCTGGCGATGGCATGGGTGGCGACTGGCATAGCAAAATGACGGTCGTGGGCGGTAAATTTCAGAAAGTAGATGGTGGAAAAGGTGGTAAATAGATGAATTATAGTCAAACACTAGCGACACCAGAAACAGCAGCAGACCAGCAAATTCAACAAGCACAATTAAATCTACACACCGCGCTACCTGCTAAGGTGGTGAGTTTTGACTCAAGCAAGCAAACAGTAACGCTTGCAACGCAGATTAAGATGAAATTAGCTGATGGCAAAGATGCTGATATTCCTGCTCTTGTTGATGTTCCAGTTAGCTTTCCTAGAGGTGGTGGGTTTGCTGTTACATTTCCATTAAAAGAGGGTGATGAGGGTATTGCAATATTTTCCGAGCGGTGCATAGATGGCTGGTGGCAAAATGGCAGTGCATCAGCTCCTCTTGACTTTAGGTTGCACGACTTATCGGATGCAATGTTTATACCTGGCGTCTGCTCAGTTCCTAGAGTTATTAAAAACTTTTTTAACGATGGTCTTTCAATGCAGACACTTGACGGTGGAACGTATATTAGGATTAAGAATGGCACAATCCAAATCAAAGGAAACATTGAGCATCAAGGCGACACATCACAGAAAGGCAAACATAGTTCAACAGGTGTGATTTCGAGCGATACCGATGTTAAGGCGGCTGGAATATCAGGTAAATCACACAAACACCCTGGAGATAGCGGTGGTACGACAGGAGCGCCACAATGACGGTTAGAGTTAGACGAGTGGATAAAAATCACGATTGGACTTTCGGGCAAGGCTTTTCAAACTACGCAAGCGAATCTGAGGCTATTGCTCAAAACGTTCAAACTAGACTCTGGTCATTTACTAATGACTGGTTCTTAGATTTAGAACATGGCTTGCCTTGGTTGGAGCAGATGGGGCGCAATGTCAATTTAGCGGATTGGGAAATCAGAATAAAACGCCATGTATTGCAAACTGATGGAGTGGTAAAGATAACTGATTATGAGGCTATCCTGAATCCAGATAATAGGAGACTGGAAGTTTATATCACATACCAAGACATTTACGGGCAGGAAAAGTCCGCAAGCTACAAATCACAGGAGTAATCAATGGCGACGTTAACAGAAGAAGGGATTAGAATTGAGAGATTGGATAATATTGTCTCAACTCTCGAAGATGGCTTGCGACAAATCTACGGTCAAAATATCGACTTATCACCAAACACACCTGACGGACAAGTTGTTGGATTGCTTGCTCAAATCAGGATGGATTTTGAGGAATTGGCTGAAAATGTATATAGACAGCTAGATCCAGATGTGGCAACTGGTGCATGGTTGGAGCAACGAGTGGCTTATGCTGGATTAATGCGTAGAGGTGCTAATTACAGTTATTTAAGGTCGGTGGCTTTAACTGGTGAGCCGAATACAAGACTATATTCTGGAATTGTTGTATCGGACACGCATAAGGTTAGATGGGTTCTTGTATCTGATGTCACACTTGATTCAAACGGTTCTGCTAGAGCTGATTTCAGGAGTGAACAGTTAGGTGCGTTTAACTTAGCCAAAAATACAAATTTAACCATTGAAACGATTACGCTTGGTTTAATTAGCGCTACAACTCAAGAGGACGCAGAAATCGGAATTGAAGAAGAGACCGATACTCAACTGCGAGAACGTTTCTTGTTTAGCCGAACTAAAAACGCACAGAATTCAGCAGAGGCAATTAACGCTAAGATAGCCGCCTTGCCAGATGTTAAGCACGTCAGAGTGCTTGAGAATAACACAGGACAAAGAGATTCATTTGGTGTAGAGCCTCACTCAATCAATGTTATCGTTAATGGTGGCGATAGCGCGGATATTGCCGATGTTATCTATCAAAACAAAGGTGCAGGCGTAGGATTACAAGGTGATACACAAGTTACGCTCCAAAGGGATAACGAACAACGAGTAATACGATTCGACCGTGCGGCAATGGTTGACATTCAAATCTCGATGCGATGCGTAAGATACGAAGATTTTACTCAAATTAACAAGAGCGAAATTACCGAGCAACTAGCGAAACAGGTTTTTAATATCGGTCAAGCAGTTTCTTTATCCCGACTATATTCGCCGATTAACCAAGTCGGTGGTTTCTGGGTTAAGGAATTAAAAATCGCACGAAAAGGTCAACAGCTGAAAGCCGAAAACGTTGTGATGCAACCTCGTGAAATTGCGCGAATCCTGCCAAGTGACGTAACAATCGAGGTGGAATAATGTCATATTCTGATTTGATAATCTGGCAATACAGAGGGAAACCTAAAGCTCAGGCAACAATTAAGCTTTTTGAAGAGGTTATCGCTAAAGGGTTTATTGACTTGTATCAACTGCAAGATGTTTTAAACATCGAAACAGCAACAGGACATCAATTAGACCTAGTCGGGAAGCATGTAGGACAATTCAGAGTGATTAATGGGTACTACTTGCGCAGTTTCTTTGGATTCCACACAGCTCAAAACGCCATGCCGTTCAGTAAAAACAGGAATGGCGGCGGTCAGTGGTATCGTAGGCGAGATCCCTTGGCTGATTCGGTTGTTCTTGGGGATGATGATTATAGATTCCTTATAAAATGCCGAATTATCAAAAACTATCAAACAGGCACGCTACCGAACATTATCGAGGCGTGCCGTTTTGTTTTTGGCGAAGGCTGCAAGGTTATAGATAACCTTGATATGACGGTTTCCGTTAATGTTAAAAACATTTCCCTAACCGATTTCACAAGGTATGCGATACAGCATTTAGATATTCTTCCAAGACAAGCGGGTACTAAGATTAAATTCCAAATCGAACAGGAGTAATAAATGGCATTATTTAATAAGCCAGATGAGAAGGTTTTTGCATCAAACGCAAAACAAGGGGAAGTAAATGATTTCCCAGATGTGCCTAGGGGTTGGGGGCTTTCTTTCGATCAAACAGGCGGCATCCCCCCTATGGAGTGGTTTAACTGGCTATTTAAGCGAGCCGATGAAAGACATGGCTATTTAATGCAGAGAGGACTCCCTGAATGGTCGGCTACTCTTGATTATCCAGAAGCAGCGTATGTCCAATATAACGGATTGAGTTACAAATCGTTAAAAGCAAACAAAGGCAAACTTCCAGACGAAGATGATTCGCTATACTGGGTTCGCTGGGGCGACTCAATGAACATCAAAAAAGGGTCAATCAATCAAGCTGGGATTGTTCAGTTAAGCTCCAGTGTAATTAGCAATAGCGAAGAATACGCAGCGACATCGAAGGCGGTTAAAATCGTCCGAGATGATGCCGTACTTAAAGCTGGAGACACAATGACGGGTACGCTAACAGTGCCTAATGTTGTTATTAATGACCCTTCCAATAATAACAATTCGTTACAGATTGGCGATGAAGTTCGCTTTGTTGATATTGACAAAGTAAACACTATCGGGTTCAGAGGCATGCGAGATCCGAATATCGGATTTATAGCCTATGGGGATGCCAATAAAATATTCGGATATGACGGATACAGATTTAGGGCTGACAGCTCTATTTACACCAGTCAATATGGATACGGTGGATATAATAATCAATATAACTCAAAAGCTCCGTTCATGGTCGAGGAAGATGGCTCTCAATCAAGAGATACTTATCATCCTTTTATTAAGGGCAGGGTTAGAAAACCAGGGGAATACGGTGCAGCCCTGTCTTTCGGCTATACAACGAGACAAGAACTGGGAGACGGCACTGGAAGAGGCGTTATACATCTAGCTGAAGATAGTGGCAGAAATTATATTTGGTCATTCGAGCATGGCGGCGATTTTAGAAGTGGAGGGAATGTCATTAGCGGTAACGGCAGAGGCTTAAATTCCGCATTAATGGAGGATATTTTCTACAACTTTAGAAATAAGTTTCAAATGGCTGAATATGCTGGTAATGGCGCTGTTTCAAGGGTTTTCAGAATCCCTATCACAGATAACAGAGGGCTTAAAATATATGTGGCAGAGGTTAGTCTTGGTCCAAATCTTGGTGGTACAACATTAAACTTAGCCGAAGCGTTGCAAGGTTTCAAGGTTGGAGTTGCAACAAGTGCTGTTGGAGGGCAAAAGAAAGCTTACGCTGTGGAGTTTAATGGCGACAATAGGGTTAATATTTATACAGACCCTGTAATTGCTACACAGAAAATAAGTTTGATTCTAATTGGCGAGTACTTTTATTAAGGATTGATTATGTTTAAACAATTTAATATTGAATTAAAAATCTTTGATGAGCCTATCCTAATAAAAGGGGAGGATGGCGAGTTAACCGCATCAACAAGCGGTGATAACTGGCTGCCTGTAAATTCCCAAGATGAGGTTAATTCAATCTGGTCAACCGTAACAGGTGGTGGTGAAGTTTGGGTTGAAAATGGCAAAATTAAATGCTCCGGCGCGGCCCCAAGTGAATTTCACACCTTTAATATGAAAACCAAGAGGTTTGAAGAGTCTCAAGAGAAAAAAGCTAACTATCTAAATATCAAGAAAGAGACGTTACTTGTCGCTCTTGCTGATAAAGCCGATAAAATCAAAAGCGAATTACTTGCAGGTTATCCACAAACAGAAATTGAGAGCTTTTACCGCCAAGAGAAAGAGGCATTGGCATGGCAAGCAAATAATAAGGCTGATACACCAATGCTCAAACAAATCGCGAGAATTAGAAATATCCCTTTCGATATTTTGGTTCAAAAGGTTCTTGAGAAATCGGCTCAGTTTGCTGTGGCTGTTGGCTCGATTATCGGGCAGAGACAGGCATTTGAGGATAGATTGTTGCTGTCTGCGACAATCGAGGAATTAACCGCACTTGAAAAGGAAATTGAAGAATGGAAATTCCAAGCAAATTAAAGCTCTATGCCTATCATAATCTAATCGCTATCGACCAGTTGTTTAACGCCTTAACTGGTGGAGCAGCAGACGAAACGTTTTAGTCAAATACGCAAGGGGGCTTAAATGTCAAACACTGACATCGTTCTTTATCGTGGTGATGATGAAGAGCGAAGAGTGCGGATATATGAGAAACAGCAAGACGGGGAGCTTAAACCATACGACCTAACCAATATTAAGCGGTTAGATTTGTGGGCGAAAGTGCGAAGTCATACTGTAATTTCTCTATCTAGCACGGATGAGACTATTAAAGTCGTAGATGCTGAGAATGGCGTAATTTTGCTTAAATTTAACCACGATTTAACTAAATACGCCATTTGGTCAGAGGCAAACTACGACCTGCAAACAATATCAAATACGGGGGCGGTAAAAACGGTGATTAGAAACGCGCTTTTTAGACTAGAGGGCGATGTTACACCGCAACCGAATGAAGATGGCGTGTAAAGATGAGCTTAAAGCGGTTATTGAGCTGCCAGGTGAGCTTACTTGCATTATTGAACCTGTCAAAGAGATAGTGGCAATAATTGAATCAGTAGCCACAGAAGGCTCATCATTAAACGAAAACGAACTATTAAAAATCTATCAACAAGGAAAAGAGGATTATTACCATGGCAAAACCAACTAAAGAAGACCAACCATTTGTGTATCAACTCGGCCAAGATGTGGCAAAACTGGGCTTTGAAATTGAAAAGCTTAAAAGTAAGTCTGTTAAGGCGATGCGAGTAACTGTGCCAGCCAGACCAGAAGATTACAACGGGGGAGATTTAATCGCTAAAGTATCGCTACCGGACGAGTATCAGCACATGATTTGCATTAAGTCCAGAAATAACGAAATTGCGCTTATCCAAACAGGAGAGACATTAGAGATTGCCGCAGAATATAGAGAGTATGAATTTTATCTCGCACCTGTTTATAAGCTTAATAATGATGCGGTTAATGCAACATTCGACCCAGAAATAGTCGCCGAAATTGAAAAAACAAAACGCGATGCATTAATCTATAAATACCTTGCTAAGTATTTAACAGATAACTATTTGACACAAGTGCGAAATGAACCTCAAGTTAAAGAGTATATCAGAGCACTAAACGTTTACAATGCTAATGTGTATGTCAATAAGAATGGATTAGATGCTTTATTGGCTAAGCCTTTTGTGATAAATGTACAAGGCGCAGAATTACCGCCAAAATATAATGAAGAGGCTAAATCTGCTATT is drawn from Haemophilus parainfluenzae and contains these coding sequences:
- a CDS encoding baseplate J/gp47 family protein, which gives rise to MATLTEEGIRIERLDNIVSTLEDGLRQIYGQNIDLSPNTPDGQVVGLLAQIRMDFEELAENVYRQLDPDVATGAWLEQRVAYAGLMRRGANYSYLRSVALTGEPNTRLYSGIVVSDTHKVRWVLVSDVTLDSNGSARADFRSEQLGAFNLAKNTNLTIETITLGLISATTQEDAEIGIEEETDTQLRERFLFSRTKNAQNSAEAINAKIAALPDVKHVRVLENNTGQRDSFGVEPHSINVIVNGGDSADIADVIYQNKGAGVGLQGDTQVTLQRDNEQRVIRFDRAAMVDIQISMRCVRYEDFTQINKSEITEQLAKQVFNIGQAVSLSRLYSPINQVGGFWVKELKIARKGQQLKAENVVMQPREIARILPSDVTIEVE
- a CDS encoding DUF2612 domain-containing protein, whose amino-acid sequence is MSYSDLIIWQYRGKPKAQATIKLFEEVIAKGFIDLYQLQDVLNIETATGHQLDLVGKHVGQFRVINGYYLRSFFGFHTAQNAMPFSKNRNGGGQWYRRRDPLADSVVLGDDDYRFLIKCRIIKNYQTGTLPNIIEACRFVFGEGCKVIDNLDMTVSVNVKNISLTDFTRYAIQHLDILPRQAGTKIKFQIEQE
- a CDS encoding phage tail protein — translated: MALFNKPDEKVFASNAKQGEVNDFPDVPRGWGLSFDQTGGIPPMEWFNWLFKRADERHGYLMQRGLPEWSATLDYPEAAYVQYNGLSYKSLKANKGKLPDEDDSLYWVRWGDSMNIKKGSINQAGIVQLSSSVISNSEEYAATSKAVKIVRDDAVLKAGDTMTGTLTVPNVVINDPSNNNNSLQIGDEVRFVDIDKVNTIGFRGMRDPNIGFIAYGDANKIFGYDGYRFRADSSIYTSQYGYGGYNNQYNSKAPFMVEEDGSQSRDTYHPFIKGRVRKPGEYGAALSFGYTTRQELGDGTGRGVIHLAEDSGRNYIWSFEHGGDFRSGGNVISGNGRGLNSALMEDIFYNFRNKFQMAEYAGNGAVSRVFRIPITDNRGLKIYVAEVSLGPNLGGTTLNLAEALQGFKVGVATSAVGGQKKAYAVEFNGDNRVNIYTDPVIATQKISLILIGEYFY